The proteins below come from a single Candidozyma auris chromosome 3, complete sequence genomic window:
- the PHR3 gene encoding 1,3-beta-glucanosyltransferase yields MLPLLWLLMFWVPQGLALISPIKVHGRYFFDSVTQEPFYIKGVDYQPGGSSVTSQNKDPLSDPDICARDIALFQQLGINTIRVYTVNPDLDHDVCMTLLASAGIYLVLDVNSPQQARHLNRYEPWSTYTAEYLQNVFKVVEQFGSYNNTLGFFAGNEIVNDKISAAHSPRFVKAMVRDIKQYIDANLARKIPVGYSAADDLDYRIPLSEYLECIDESPFDLADFYGVNSYQWCGDQTFYSSGYDKLVSDYADYTRPVFLSEYGCNKVTPRMFSEVQALYSDDMIGVFSGGLAYEFSQETNNYGLVKVLDNGDVILLDDFLALKYQLETVPDINYDVVTNHLLSENMKGSVAKHDYKQPTCKSEFKNLAVEQGLPSSVADKLIDQGVDVKKGKYVTLTESQLQSSYKVFSPSGKALGTPTVRVIRDISPGSSSRGSRLPVQTIPNSGTYGGHHCYRPCIKSRKIY; encoded by the exons ATGCTTCCTCTCCTTTGGTTACTTATGTTCTGGGTACCACAAGGGCTCGCCTTGATCAGCCCTATAAAGGTCCACGGCCGCTATTTCTTCGACTCCGTCACCCAGGAGCCC TTCTACATCAAGGGCGTTGACTACCAGCCTGGGGGCTCTTCTGTCACCTCACAAAACAAAGACCCGCTTTCTGACCCCGATATCTGCGCCAGAGACATTGCGCTTTTCCAGCAGCTCGGCATCAAC ACGATTCGTGTTTATACCGTCAACCCAGATCTCGATCACGATGTGTGTATGACACTTCTTGCGCTGGCAGGCATCTACCTTGTGCTAGACGTAAACTCTCCTCAGCAGGCTCGCCATTTGAACAGGTACGAGCCTTGGTCCACTTACACAGCAGAGTACCTACAAAATGTGTTTAAGGTGGTGGAGCAATTTGGCAGTTACAACAACACGTTGGGATTTTTCGCCGGCAACGAGATCGTCAACGACAAGATTTCCGCCGCTCACTCTCCTAGGTTCGTCAAGGCAATGGTTCGTGATATCAAGCAGTACATTGATGCCAACTTGGCCCGCAAAATCCCCGTGGGCTACTCGGCTGCCGACGACTTGGATTATCGAATTCCGCTATCGGAGTACTTGGAGTGCATTGACGAGAGTCCCTTTGACCTAGCTGATTTTTACGGCGTCAACTCGTACCAGTGGTGTGGGGATCAGACTTTCTATTCCAGTGGATACGACAAGTTGGTCAGCGACTATGCCGATTACACCAGACCGGTATTTTTGTCTGAGTACGGCTGTAACAAGGTGACGCCAAGGATGTTTTCTGAAGTCCAGGCGTTGTACTCAGATGATATGATCGGTGTATTTAGCGGGGGCCTAGCTTACGAGTTTTCGCAAGAGACCAATAACTATGGGCTTGTAAAGGTCTTGGACAACGGCGATGTCATCTTGTTGGACGATTTCCTTGCGCTCAAATACCAGCTCGAGACTGTTCCTGATATCAACTACGACGTGGTCACCAACCATCTTCTTTCCGAAAACATGAAGGGCTCTGTGGCTAAGCACGATTACAAACAGCCAACTTGCAAGAGCGAATTTAAAAACCTCGCCGTTGAACAAGGGCTTCCGTCTTCAGTAGCAGACAAGCTTATAGACCAAGGTGTTGATGTGAAGAAGGGCAAGTATGTTACTCTCACAGAGTCACAATTGCAGTCCTCTTATAAAGTTTTCAGTCCTCTGGGAAAAGCCTTGGGAACGCCAACGGTTCGAGTCATCAGGGATATTTCACCAGGCTCGTCAAGCAGAGGACTGCGCCTACCAGTGCAGACTATTCCCAACAGCGGTACGTATGGAGGCCATCACTGCTATAGGCCATGTATCAAATCTCGGAAGATCTACTAA